In Myxocyprinus asiaticus isolate MX2 ecotype Aquarium Trade chromosome 3, UBuf_Myxa_2, whole genome shotgun sequence, the following proteins share a genomic window:
- the LOC127418369 gene encoding golgin subfamily A member 3-like isoform X3 yields the protein MENGDIEAASTKANSHQQNSYQSNDPNSNTVESLKPAELDKSLITEKIPNGHVKAELLPNGEAMVECQEAGGDSTPPLATPFPGSRLTESSLSAELDPASKEPSVEMENEEKIRQEARRRLEEQLKQYRVQRHKERTHRSTPKSRPFSTLDPELMLHPEALPRANTVAMTKEYSFLRTSVPRGPKLGSLGIPSTKEKKSKSSRLSKIHSLADYKSPDSDIKSSEMSGGVVSASADSSFSSLHSTISSVSTVSETSISSETNTHLESSQPIRDNISEVDGSESGFRADGNDSDSSSYSSVSTTGTYNMLTAIVNRPKAPYTVEGREIAPEAISHFPSLQEVLQAATDEQHMEELEQETEGSIEPRSRRDSFSSSVSYGSSVMGTHDEMLQVLKEKMRLEGQLESLSSEASQALKEKTELQAQLATVIAQLQAQVEQTHASQERQSSLTSEVTTLRSNCSVLEKAMVDLQASLEGKNASLASLGNDLQLAEQQYQRLMGKVEEMQQSLNTKDSAVSELRQQMGGLQTQLHRVQTERNALQSRLKTSQAEVDSLQQLRIWYQQQLTLAQEARVRLQGEMANMQAGQMNQIGMLENLKMENVTLAHQLTESKHRSIKEKERIAVQLQSIEADMMTQEAAIHQIQEAKTMVEEDLHHKLEEFEEEREHLLKLANTTTTLERELEQVKLTLSQKDAQLESFQREHLELMKQLTTTQENLQTKEQALNQLEARYEELQVQLEELQTDATAKEETLQYLQKEKIVLEVALQAARADKSELDEGAERLGMEVLVASDTLDQLRQEVQVKAKQIESLQQDNGTLKKQAQKLKEQFMQQKVMVEAYRRDASSKDQLISELKASKKRLVAEVKDLKQELLRMEGEKKSAEQEHARLQKEVERVQQQMNGLEAHLQSVQTERDQLDSQLQSLQFDQNQLAAVTEENENLRKRIEQMQDEARKAISDQKVRMKRFGTDLTSAQKEVKAKHKAYENAVGILSRRLQEALTAKDTAEAELNKLRVQVSEGGNSRELQAKMEALQADLQAVSQSKAMLEKELQEVITLTSTELEEYQEKVLELEDELQESRNFKKRIRRLEDANKKLALELEHEKGKLSGLGKSHSALREHANILEAALAKREADLVQLNLQVQAVLKRKEEEDQQMRQLVQTLQAALEKEKMKVKDLTEQVAEAKLEAAHNRRHYRAAMLELSEIKKDLQAKEELVKALQKEAKTLAAKDEKHSEEVSRFQEELVDAHAQLQILQQQLDDELNKQPLTNQEVEDLKWEVEQRQREIETQKQQQEMLEQCHQREMDTLQDTLQRIKLDLEMVQEELNSSRKDKFMLQAKVGELRNSMKTVLQQNNQLKQDLKNSRLRKRLDLKGDTTPVTPVKIPDCPVPASLLDELLKPSTSVNKEPLNNLHNCLRQLKLEMDSLQKQMEEHTVTVTSLASAEEELHRLGLHDNSSNDSSNKEENDDVKGEIMPS from the exons ATGGAAAATGGAGATATAGAAGCTGCCTCAACCAAGGCCAACTCTCACCAGCAAAACTCATATCAAAGCAATGATCCAAACAGCAATACTGTAGAATCACTGAAGCCTGCTGAGCTGGACAAATCACTCATAACAGAGAAAATCCCTAATG GCCATGTCAAAGCAGAGCTGTTGCCAAACGGAGAGGCCATGGTGGAGTGTCAGGAAGCTGGTGGAGACAGCACCCCACCTCTGGCAACtcctttcccgggcagccgcctCACCGAATCCTCCTTGAGCGCTGAGCTGGATCCAG CTTCGAAAGAGCCATCTGTGGAGATGGAAAACGAAGAGAAAATTCGTCAAGAGGCTCGTCGGCGTTTGGAGgaacagctcaaacaatacagaGTACAGAGGCACAAAGAGAGA ACCCATCGCTCCACTCCTAAGAGCCGTCCATTCAGTACTTTGGACCCAGAGCTGATGCTCCATCCCGAGGCTCTCCCACGAGCCAATACTGTCGCCATGACGAAGGAATACTCCTTCCTGCGCACCAGCGTTCCTCGTGGTCCCAAACTGGGAAGCCTCGGAATCCCTTCCACCAAGGAGAAGAAATCTAAATCATCCCGTTTGAGCAAAATACACTCTCTGGCCGACTACAAGTCCCCTGATTCTGACATTAAAAGCTCAGAGATGTCTGGTGGTGTAGTTTCAGCATCTGCTGACTCATCGTTTAGCTCATTGCATTCCACTATCAGCTCTGTCTCCACAGTTTCCGAAACCAGCATCAGCTCTGAGACCAACACACATTTGGAATCATCTCAGCCAATCAGAGACAACATCTCTGAGGTGGATGGTAGCGAATCAGGTTTTAGGGCAGATGGTAATGACAGTGATAGCTCCTCCTATAGTAGTGTGTCTACTACAGGGACTTATAATATGTTAACTGCAATAGTGAACAGGCCAAAAGCTCCATATACTGTTGAAGGGAGGGAGATTGCTCCAGAAGCTATTAGCCACTTTCCATCACTACAGGAAGTTCTGCAGGCGGCCACTGATGAGCAGCACATGGAGGAGCTGGAACAGGAAACAGAGGGAAGCATAGAGCCACGTAGTCGCCGAGACAGCTTTTCCAGCAG TGTGTCGTATGGAAGCTCTGTGATGGGTACACATGATGAGATGCTCCAGGTGCTGAAAGAGAAAATGAGGTTAGAAGGACAACTGGAGTCCCTCTCCTCCGAGGCCAGTCAG GCTCTAAAAGAAAAAACAGAGCTCCAGGCACAACTGGCCACAGTTATTGCCCAGCTGCAGGCTCAGGTGGAGCAGACCCATGCCAGCCAGGAGAGGCAGAGTTCCCTCACCTCTGAGGTCACCACGCTTCGCTCCAACTGCTCAGTGCTGGAGAAGGCCATGGTGGACCTTCAGGCCAGTCTGGAGGGAAAGAATGCTAGCCTGGCCTCGCTGGGCAATGACCTGCAGCTGGCTGAGCAGCAGTACCAGAGGCTTATGGGTAAAGTGGAAGAGATGCAGCAGAGCCTGAACACCAAGGACAGCGCAG TTTCTGAGCTCCGGCAGCAGATGGGAGGCCTTCAGACGCAGCTTCACCGGGTCCAGACTGAGAGGAACGCTCTGCAGAGCAGACTGAAGACCTCACAGGCAGAGGTGGACTCACTGCAGCAGCTCCGCATCTGGTACCAGCAGCAGCTGACTCTGGCACAGGAGGCACGCGTACGACTGCAGGGAGAGATGGCCAACATGCAG GCAGGTCAAATGAACCAGATTGGCATGTTAGAAAATCTGAAAATGGAGAATGTTACCCTGGCCCACCAGCTCACAGAGTCGAAACATCGCTCTATAAAAGAGAAGGAACGGATTGCTGTACAGTTACAGAGTATAGAG GCGGACATGATGACACAAGAAGCAGCCATACATCAGATCCAGGAGGCGAAGACGATGGTGGAGGAAGACCTTCATCACAAGTTGGAGGAGTTTGAAGAAGAGCGAGAGCATCTGCTCAAACTAGCCAACACAACCACAACACTGGAGAGAGAGCTAGAGCAG GTaaaactcactctctctcaaaAAGACGCCCAGCTGGAGTCGTTCCAGCGTGAGCACCTAGAGCTGATGAAGCAGCTCACCACTACTCAGGAGAATCTCCAAACCAAAGAGCAGGCCCTCAACCAGCTGGAGGCACGTTATGAGGAGCTCCAGGTCCAGCTGGAAGAGCTGCAGACAGATGCCACAGCTAAAGAGGAAACGCTGCAGTATCTCCAGAAGGAGAAAATTGTCTTGGAAGTGGCTCTGCAAGCTGCGCGTGCAGATAAGAGCGAGCTTGATGAAGGAGCAGAGAGGCTGGGAATGGAAGTGCTGGTGGCCTCAGATACACTCGACCAGCTCAGACAGGAAGTGCAGGTTAAGGCAAAACAG aTTGAATCTCTACAACAAGATAATGGCACCCTTAAAAAACAAGCACAGAAACTGAAAGAGCAGTTCATGCAGCAAAAG GTGATGGTTGAAGCGTACAGGAGAGATGCCAGCTCCAAAGACCAGCTGATATCTGAGTTGAAAGCATCTAAGAAGCGTCTGGTGGCAGAGGTAAAGGACCTGAAGCAGGAGCTGTTGAGAATGGAAGGAGAGAAGAAGAGTGCCGAGCAGGAGCATGCTCGTCTGCAGAAGGAAGTGGAGAGAGTCCAGCAGCAGATGAATGGTTTGGAAGCCCATCTACAATCCGTACAGACAGAAAGAGACCAACTCGACTCTCAACTGCAG TCTCTTCAGTTTGACCAGAACCAGCTGGCAGCAGTGACAGAAGAGAATGAAAATCTGAGGAAGAGGATCGAACAAATGCAAGATGAAGCCAGGAA GGCCATCTCAGATCAGAAGGTGAGAATGAAGCGTTTTGGAACAGATTTGACCAGCGCACAGAAAGAGGTGAAGGCCAAGCATAAGGCCTATGAGAATGCAGTGGGCATTCTGAGCCGCAGGCTACAGGAAGCCCTCACAGCCAAAGACACAGCTGAGGCTGAACTCAACAAACTCAGAGTTCAGGTTTCAGAAGGGGGAAATAGCCGGGAACTTCAG gccaaGATGGAGGCCCTGCAGGCAGATCTGCAGGCAGTGAGCCAAAGTAAAGCCATGCTGGAGAAAGAACTGCAGGAGGTCATCACCCTCACCAGCACTGAGTTGGAGGAATATCAGGAGAAAGTGCTGGAACTGGAGGATGAG CTCCAAGAGTCACGAAATTTTAAAAAGAGAATACGTCGTCTGGAGGATGCAAATAAGAAGCTTGCGCTGGAGCTAGAGCATGAGAAAGGGAAACTGTCTGGTCTTGGAAAATCCCATAGTGCATTGCGGGAACATGCCAATATTTTAGAGGCTGCACTGGCCAAGAGGGAAGCAGATCTGGTCCAGCTCAACCTGCAG GTTCAGGCAGTGTTAAAGCGTAAAGAAGAGGAGGACCAGCAGATGAGACAACTGGTGCAGACGCTGCAGGCTGCTCTGGAGAAGGAGAAAATGAAAGTCAAAGATCTAACCGAGCAG GTGGCGGAGGCCAAGCTGGAGGCAGCCCATAACCGCAGGCACTACAGAGCAGCTATGCTGGAACTTAGTGAGATAAAGAAAGACCTGCAGGCCAAAGAGGAGCTTGTCAAAGCTCTGCAGAAAGAGGCTAAGACACTTGC TGCTAAGGATGAGAAGCATTCTGAGGAGGTTTCCCGTTTCCAGGAAGAGTTAGTTGATGCTCACGCTCAACTCCAGATCCTACAGCAGCAACTGGACGATGAGCTCAACAAACAACCCCTCACCAACCAAGAG GTGGAGGATCTAAAGTGGGAGGTGGAGCAGAGGCAGCGAGAGATCGAGACgcagaaacagcagcaggagATGTTGGAACAGTGTCATCAGAGAGAGATGGACACCCTGCAGGACACTCTACAG AGGATaaagttggacctggagatggtgcAAGAGGAGCTGAACAGCTCAAGGAAGGATAAATTCATGCTGCAGGCTAAAGTAGGAGAGCTGAGGAACAGCATGAAAAccgttcttcagcagaacaaccAGCTTAAACAGGACCTCAAAAACAGCAGGCTCAGAAAG
- the LOC127418369 gene encoding golgin subfamily A member 3-like isoform X2 gives MENGDIEAASTKANSHQQNSYQSNDPNSNTVESLKPAELDKSLITEKIPNGHVKAELLPNGEAMVECQEAGGDSTPPLATPFPGSRLTESSLSAELDPGVASFPDNLEKSEAALAEGSFHKASKEPSVEMENEEKIRQEARRRLEEQLKQYRVQRHKERTHRSTPKSRPFSTLDPELMLHPEALPRANTVAMTKEYSFLRTSVPRGPKLGSLGIPSTKEKKSKSSRLSKIHSLADYKSPDSDIKSSEMSGGVVSASADSSFSSLHSTISSVSTVSETSISSETNTHLESSQPIRDNISEVDGSESGFRADGNDSDSSSYSSVSTTGTYNMLTAIVNRPKAPYTVEGREIAPEAISHFPSLQEVLQAATDEQHMEELEQETEGSIEPRSRRDSFSSSVSYGSSVMGTHDEMLQVLKEKMRLEGQLESLSSEASQALKEKTELQAQLATVIAQLQAQVEQTHASQERQSSLTSEVTTLRSNCSVLEKAMVDLQASLEGKNASLASLGNDLQLAEQQYQRLMGKVEEMQQSLNTKDSAVSELRQQMGGLQTQLHRVQTERNALQSRLKTSQAEVDSLQQLRIWYQQQLTLAQEARVRLQGEMANMQAGQMNQIGMLENLKMENVTLAHQLTESKHRSIKEKERIAVQLQSIEADMMTQEAAIHQIQEAKTMVEEDLHHKLEEFEEEREHLLKLANTTTTLERELEQVKLTLSQKDAQLESFQREHLELMKQLTTTQENLQTKEQALNQLEARYEELQVQLEELQTDATAKEETLQYLQKEKIVLEVALQAARADKSELDEGAERLGMEVLVASDTLDQLRQEVQVKAKQIESLQQDNGTLKKQAQKLKEQFMQQKVMVEAYRRDASSKDQLISELKASKKRLVAEVKDLKQELLRMEGEKKSAEQEHARLQKEVERVQQQMNGLEAHLQSVQTERDQLDSQLQSLQFDQNQLAAVTEENENLRKRIEQMQDEARKAISDQKVRMKRFGTDLTSAQKEVKAKHKAYENAVGILSRRLQEALTAKDTAEAELNKLRVQVSEGGNSRELQAKMEALQADLQAVSQSKAMLEKELQEVITLTSTELEEYQEKVLELEDELQESRNFKKRIRRLEDANKKLALELEHEKGKLSGLGKSHSALREHANILEAALAKREADLVQLNLQVQAVLKRKEEEDQQMRQLVQTLQAALEKEKMKVKDLTEQVAEAKLEAAHNRRHYRAAMLELSEIKKDLQAKEELVKALQKEAKTLAAKDEKHSEEVSRFQEELVDAHAQLQILQQQLDDELNKQPLTNQEVEDLKWEVEQRQREIETQKQQQEMLEQCHQREMDTLQDTLQRIKLDLEMVQEELNSSRKDKFMLQAKVGELRNSMKTVLQQNNQLKQDLKNSRLRKRLDLKGDTTPVTPVKIPDCPVPASLLDELLKPSTSVNKEPLNNLHNCLRQLKLEMDSLQKQMEEHTVTVTSLASAEEELHRLGLHDNSSNDSSNKEENDDVKGEIMPS, from the exons ATGGAAAATGGAGATATAGAAGCTGCCTCAACCAAGGCCAACTCTCACCAGCAAAACTCATATCAAAGCAATGATCCAAACAGCAATACTGTAGAATCACTGAAGCCTGCTGAGCTGGACAAATCACTCATAACAGAGAAAATCCCTAATG GCCATGTCAAAGCAGAGCTGTTGCCAAACGGAGAGGCCATGGTGGAGTGTCAGGAAGCTGGTGGAGACAGCACCCCACCTCTGGCAACtcctttcccgggcagccgcctCACCGAATCCTCCTTGAGCGCTGAGCTGGATCCAGGTGTGGCCTCTTTCCCTGACAACCTAGAGAAGTCTGAGGCAGCTCTTGCAGAGGGCTCTTTTCACAAGG CTTCGAAAGAGCCATCTGTGGAGATGGAAAACGAAGAGAAAATTCGTCAAGAGGCTCGTCGGCGTTTGGAGgaacagctcaaacaatacagaGTACAGAGGCACAAAGAGAGA ACCCATCGCTCCACTCCTAAGAGCCGTCCATTCAGTACTTTGGACCCAGAGCTGATGCTCCATCCCGAGGCTCTCCCACGAGCCAATACTGTCGCCATGACGAAGGAATACTCCTTCCTGCGCACCAGCGTTCCTCGTGGTCCCAAACTGGGAAGCCTCGGAATCCCTTCCACCAAGGAGAAGAAATCTAAATCATCCCGTTTGAGCAAAATACACTCTCTGGCCGACTACAAGTCCCCTGATTCTGACATTAAAAGCTCAGAGATGTCTGGTGGTGTAGTTTCAGCATCTGCTGACTCATCGTTTAGCTCATTGCATTCCACTATCAGCTCTGTCTCCACAGTTTCCGAAACCAGCATCAGCTCTGAGACCAACACACATTTGGAATCATCTCAGCCAATCAGAGACAACATCTCTGAGGTGGATGGTAGCGAATCAGGTTTTAGGGCAGATGGTAATGACAGTGATAGCTCCTCCTATAGTAGTGTGTCTACTACAGGGACTTATAATATGTTAACTGCAATAGTGAACAGGCCAAAAGCTCCATATACTGTTGAAGGGAGGGAGATTGCTCCAGAAGCTATTAGCCACTTTCCATCACTACAGGAAGTTCTGCAGGCGGCCACTGATGAGCAGCACATGGAGGAGCTGGAACAGGAAACAGAGGGAAGCATAGAGCCACGTAGTCGCCGAGACAGCTTTTCCAGCAG TGTGTCGTATGGAAGCTCTGTGATGGGTACACATGATGAGATGCTCCAGGTGCTGAAAGAGAAAATGAGGTTAGAAGGACAACTGGAGTCCCTCTCCTCCGAGGCCAGTCAG GCTCTAAAAGAAAAAACAGAGCTCCAGGCACAACTGGCCACAGTTATTGCCCAGCTGCAGGCTCAGGTGGAGCAGACCCATGCCAGCCAGGAGAGGCAGAGTTCCCTCACCTCTGAGGTCACCACGCTTCGCTCCAACTGCTCAGTGCTGGAGAAGGCCATGGTGGACCTTCAGGCCAGTCTGGAGGGAAAGAATGCTAGCCTGGCCTCGCTGGGCAATGACCTGCAGCTGGCTGAGCAGCAGTACCAGAGGCTTATGGGTAAAGTGGAAGAGATGCAGCAGAGCCTGAACACCAAGGACAGCGCAG TTTCTGAGCTCCGGCAGCAGATGGGAGGCCTTCAGACGCAGCTTCACCGGGTCCAGACTGAGAGGAACGCTCTGCAGAGCAGACTGAAGACCTCACAGGCAGAGGTGGACTCACTGCAGCAGCTCCGCATCTGGTACCAGCAGCAGCTGACTCTGGCACAGGAGGCACGCGTACGACTGCAGGGAGAGATGGCCAACATGCAG GCAGGTCAAATGAACCAGATTGGCATGTTAGAAAATCTGAAAATGGAGAATGTTACCCTGGCCCACCAGCTCACAGAGTCGAAACATCGCTCTATAAAAGAGAAGGAACGGATTGCTGTACAGTTACAGAGTATAGAG GCGGACATGATGACACAAGAAGCAGCCATACATCAGATCCAGGAGGCGAAGACGATGGTGGAGGAAGACCTTCATCACAAGTTGGAGGAGTTTGAAGAAGAGCGAGAGCATCTGCTCAAACTAGCCAACACAACCACAACACTGGAGAGAGAGCTAGAGCAG GTaaaactcactctctctcaaaAAGACGCCCAGCTGGAGTCGTTCCAGCGTGAGCACCTAGAGCTGATGAAGCAGCTCACCACTACTCAGGAGAATCTCCAAACCAAAGAGCAGGCCCTCAACCAGCTGGAGGCACGTTATGAGGAGCTCCAGGTCCAGCTGGAAGAGCTGCAGACAGATGCCACAGCTAAAGAGGAAACGCTGCAGTATCTCCAGAAGGAGAAAATTGTCTTGGAAGTGGCTCTGCAAGCTGCGCGTGCAGATAAGAGCGAGCTTGATGAAGGAGCAGAGAGGCTGGGAATGGAAGTGCTGGTGGCCTCAGATACACTCGACCAGCTCAGACAGGAAGTGCAGGTTAAGGCAAAACAG aTTGAATCTCTACAACAAGATAATGGCACCCTTAAAAAACAAGCACAGAAACTGAAAGAGCAGTTCATGCAGCAAAAG GTGATGGTTGAAGCGTACAGGAGAGATGCCAGCTCCAAAGACCAGCTGATATCTGAGTTGAAAGCATCTAAGAAGCGTCTGGTGGCAGAGGTAAAGGACCTGAAGCAGGAGCTGTTGAGAATGGAAGGAGAGAAGAAGAGTGCCGAGCAGGAGCATGCTCGTCTGCAGAAGGAAGTGGAGAGAGTCCAGCAGCAGATGAATGGTTTGGAAGCCCATCTACAATCCGTACAGACAGAAAGAGACCAACTCGACTCTCAACTGCAG TCTCTTCAGTTTGACCAGAACCAGCTGGCAGCAGTGACAGAAGAGAATGAAAATCTGAGGAAGAGGATCGAACAAATGCAAGATGAAGCCAGGAA GGCCATCTCAGATCAGAAGGTGAGAATGAAGCGTTTTGGAACAGATTTGACCAGCGCACAGAAAGAGGTGAAGGCCAAGCATAAGGCCTATGAGAATGCAGTGGGCATTCTGAGCCGCAGGCTACAGGAAGCCCTCACAGCCAAAGACACAGCTGAGGCTGAACTCAACAAACTCAGAGTTCAGGTTTCAGAAGGGGGAAATAGCCGGGAACTTCAG gccaaGATGGAGGCCCTGCAGGCAGATCTGCAGGCAGTGAGCCAAAGTAAAGCCATGCTGGAGAAAGAACTGCAGGAGGTCATCACCCTCACCAGCACTGAGTTGGAGGAATATCAGGAGAAAGTGCTGGAACTGGAGGATGAG CTCCAAGAGTCACGAAATTTTAAAAAGAGAATACGTCGTCTGGAGGATGCAAATAAGAAGCTTGCGCTGGAGCTAGAGCATGAGAAAGGGAAACTGTCTGGTCTTGGAAAATCCCATAGTGCATTGCGGGAACATGCCAATATTTTAGAGGCTGCACTGGCCAAGAGGGAAGCAGATCTGGTCCAGCTCAACCTGCAG GTTCAGGCAGTGTTAAAGCGTAAAGAAGAGGAGGACCAGCAGATGAGACAACTGGTGCAGACGCTGCAGGCTGCTCTGGAGAAGGAGAAAATGAAAGTCAAAGATCTAACCGAGCAG GTGGCGGAGGCCAAGCTGGAGGCAGCCCATAACCGCAGGCACTACAGAGCAGCTATGCTGGAACTTAGTGAGATAAAGAAAGACCTGCAGGCCAAAGAGGAGCTTGTCAAAGCTCTGCAGAAAGAGGCTAAGACACTTGC TGCTAAGGATGAGAAGCATTCTGAGGAGGTTTCCCGTTTCCAGGAAGAGTTAGTTGATGCTCACGCTCAACTCCAGATCCTACAGCAGCAACTGGACGATGAGCTCAACAAACAACCCCTCACCAACCAAGAG GTGGAGGATCTAAAGTGGGAGGTGGAGCAGAGGCAGCGAGAGATCGAGACgcagaaacagcagcaggagATGTTGGAACAGTGTCATCAGAGAGAGATGGACACCCTGCAGGACACTCTACAG AGGATaaagttggacctggagatggtgcAAGAGGAGCTGAACAGCTCAAGGAAGGATAAATTCATGCTGCAGGCTAAAGTAGGAGAGCTGAGGAACAGCATGAAAAccgttcttcagcagaacaaccAGCTTAAACAGGACCTCAAAAACAGCAGGCTCAGAAAG